In a genomic window of Lacrimispora sp. BS-2:
- a CDS encoding DUF4280 domain-containing protein, whose protein sequence is MADLKDTYVVHGACTTCTCGMRKSRTVLEKSHGVFFKDRALMTVNDCKPENIICFGGCYSMENPDTAAEAQKIQMDVEKDCPNTFTDTVMNFFAKKDQKESSDAPLRVVGICTPKIISAEWDNGGNTVEVNGEVPLLAGAKVYCLYGGEIEIIDSGQPEAGDMSQVEISPHSIPLSGSPGSNAESPTMGAVAAGLAAIPGMPKQAVAGMIGASKASSYGKSKTSDVEGPGSNAWLSNLENDTSISLTNVKKKAMITAASVLIEQKFELAFIAGVLGNIKNEGNIGMFESSNYASSPGDKPDYLKYMDKFHNYRNDYSGQSIVGKSLSKLNAILTNFNNMNWYDTQEKSRVGFGLGCVQWTFDRTYQLIGIYIWKWPREVTQ, encoded by the coding sequence ATGGCAGATTTAAAAGATACTTATGTCGTTCATGGAGCATGTACTACATGTACCTGTGGTATGAGAAAAAGCAGAACTGTACTGGAAAAAAGCCACGGAGTTTTTTTTAAGGACAGGGCACTGATGACGGTTAATGATTGTAAGCCTGAAAATATCATTTGCTTTGGCGGCTGTTACAGTATGGAAAATCCGGACACTGCGGCAGAGGCTCAAAAGATACAAATGGATGTAGAAAAAGATTGCCCAAATACTTTTACAGATACCGTAATGAATTTTTTTGCAAAAAAGGATCAGAAAGAAAGTTCCGATGCTCCATTACGGGTGGTCGGTATATGCACCCCTAAAATCATATCAGCAGAATGGGACAACGGGGGCAATACTGTAGAAGTAAATGGGGAAGTCCCTTTACTTGCAGGCGCAAAGGTTTATTGTTTATATGGTGGAGAAATAGAAATCATTGATTCAGGACAACCGGAAGCAGGGGATATGTCACAGGTAGAAATCAGCCCCCATTCTATCCCGCTGTCAGGATCTCCGGGAAGTAATGCGGAATCGCCAACTATGGGGGCGGTCGCAGCTGGATTAGCTGCCATACCTGGTATGCCGAAACAAGCGGTTGCTGGTATGATTGGAGCTTCTAAAGCTTCCAGTTACGGCAAAAGCAAAACTTCTGATGTTGAGGGGCCGGGGAGTAACGCTTGGTTAAGTAATCTGGAGAATGATACATCCATATCCCTTACAAATGTAAAGAAAAAAGCTATGATCACTGCAGCAAGCGTGTTGATAGAACAAAAATTTGAGTTGGCATTTATTGCAGGGGTACTTGGTAATATAAAAAATGAGGGTAATATCGGAATGTTTGAGAGTTCTAATTATGCCTCTAGCCCAGGCGATAAACCAGATTATCTTAAGTATATGGATAAATTTCATAATTATCGAAATGATTATTCAGGACAAAGCATCGTGGGAAAAAGTCTATCAAAATTAAATGCAATACTAACAAATTTCAACAATATGAACTGGTATGATACACAGGAAAAAAGTCGAGTAGGGTTTGGCCTTGGATGTGTACAATGGACTTTTGACCGGACATATCAATTAATTGGAATATATATATGGAAGTGGCCAAGGGAAGTGACACAATAA